One genomic window of Punica granatum isolate Tunisia-2019 chromosome 1, ASM765513v2, whole genome shotgun sequence includes the following:
- the LOC116193071 gene encoding rRNA-processing protein FCF1 homolog: protein MGRAKKGPKFASMKKIITSKAIKNYKEEVLNPNKKDLSKEKLPRNVPNVPSVLFFKYNTALGPPYRVLVDTNFINFSIQNKLDLEKGMMGCLYAKCTPCITDCVMAELEKLGEKYRVALRIAKDPRFERLPCIHKGTYADDCLVERVTQHKCYIVATCDRDLKRRIRKIPGVPIMYITKHKYSIERLPEATLGGAPRL from the exons ATGGGAAGAGCCAAGAAAGGCCCGAAATTTGCCTCTATGAAGAAAATTATCACGTCCAAAGCAATTAAGAA TTACAAGGAGGAAGTTTTGAACCCTAACAAAAAGGACCTCAGCAAGGAAAAGCTCCCTAGAAATGT GCCGAATGTTCCTTCTGTCCTTTTCTTCAAATACAACACTGCTTTGGGGCCACCTTACAGGGTTTTGGTGGATACCAACTTCATCAATTTCTCCATCCAGAACAAA CTGGATCTGGAGAAGGGAATGATGGGCTGCTTATATGCGAAAT GTACTCCTTGTATCACGGACTGTGTGATGGCAGAGCTGGAGAAGTTAGGAGAGAAATACCGTGTAGCACTCAG AATTGCGAAGGATCCTCGATTTGAAAGGTTGCCATGCATACACAAGGGAACCTATGCTGATGATTGTCTTGTTGAAAGAGTTACACAG CACAAATGCTACATTGTTGCTACATGCGATCGAGATCTGAAGCGTAGAATTCGCAAG ATCCCGGGGGTGCCAATCATGTATATCACAAAGCACAAATATTCAATCGAGAGGTTGCCAGAGGCTACACTTGGCGGAG CTCCACGGTTATGA
- the LOC116205929 gene encoding lamin-like protein, whose amino-acid sequence MEGHGWIQKKGLWANLMVVVIISLSEMEGVRGRNPVLHRVGGGRYTWAPNINFTQWASHEVFYVGDWLYFGFDKHHYNVLQVNKTSYDACEDKDFIANITRGGRDVYNLTQAKPYYFLSGRGGCSQGMKLAISVKEAPLPDRTLPHTHILPKTNGCSPLSLACSAHVNDPVFGAAFFVFLSLVFMS is encoded by the exons ATGGAGGGCCATGGTTGGATTCAGAAGAAAGGATTATGGGCTAATTTGATGGTGGTGGTGATCATCAGCTTATCGGAAATGGAAGGGGTGAGGGGGAGGAATCCAGTGCTTCACAGGGTAGGAGGAGGAAGGTACACTTGGGCTCCCAACATCAACTTCACTCAGTGGGCTAGCCACGAGGTCTTCTACGTCGGCGATTGGCTCT ACTTTGGATTCGACAAGCATCATTATAATGTTCTCCAAGTGAACAAGACAAGCTACGATGCCTGTGAGGACAAGGACTTCATCGCGAACATCACCAGAGGTGGCCGCGATGTGTATAATCTCACTCAGGCGAAGCCATACTACTTCCTCAGCGGTCGTGGCGGCTGCTCTCAAGGAATGAAACTTGCCATCTCTGTTAAGGAGGCTCCGCTGCCTGATCGCACCCTGCCTCATACCCATATTCTGCCAAAGACCAATGGCTGCTCTCCACTTTCGCTCGCCTGCAGTGCTCACGTTAATGACCCTGTCTTCGGCGCTGCTTTTTTCGTGTTCCTTTCGCTTGTTTTCATGAGCTAG